A window of Kocuria sp. TGY1127_2 genomic DNA:
GAGAACTCATGGTCGTCCTTTCGCGGTGTCTGACGTGCGGGGTTCGCGTGCTCAGGAGTTCAGACGCCGGATGGCCAACTCCGCGAGCAAGCGCGAGCAGTCGTCCAGTACCGAATCGTCATAGGTTGCGTGGGGTGAGTGATTGAACGCGGCGGTTTCCGGGTCTTTGTCCGGATCCACGGCAGCGACGAAAGCAAAAGCGCCCGGGATGCGTTCGAGGATCTTGGAGAAATCCTCCGCGGCGCCGACCGGTTTCGCCAGTTCTGACCACCGGCCGGGGAAGGCGTCCTCGGTGACCTTCGAGAGAAAGTCCGTCTCTTCGTCGTGGTTGGTTGTGACCGGGTACAGCTTCTTGGTCTCGATCTCGCACGTGGTTCCGTGGGCGGAGGCGATGCCCTCGAAGAGCCGGACGAGATTCTGGATGAGGCGCTCACGAGTTGTGGTGTCGAAGGCTCGCAACGTGAATTTCGCGGTTGCGTGATCGGGAATCACGTTGGCCGCCGAACCTCCGACCAGGCTTCCGCAGGTCACGACCACCGGATTGAAAACATCGAACTCCCGGGTGACCAGAACGTGGGACTGAGTCACCATCTCCGCGGCCACCGGGACCGGGTCCAATGCTTTGTGAGGTGCGGAGCCGTGACCGCCCACTCCGTGCACGCGAACGATGATCGTGTCCGAGGAAGCCATCAGGGCTCCCTGTTTGGAGGTGATGGTTCCTTGGGCATATTGCGCGGACCACACGTGCAAGCCATATGCGTGATCCGGCAGGCGCCCTGCCGATTCGAGGAGCCCTTCGTCGATCAGATGTTGCGCGCCGTCCCAGCCTTCTTCGCCGGGTTGAAGGAAGAAGACGACGTCGCCGGCAAGCTCCTGCCGGACGGCGTGCAATGCCCGGGCAGCACCGATGATGCCGGCCATATGCATATCGTGCCCGCAACCGTGCATGGCTCCATTGGTCGAAGCCCAGGTCAGACCCGTCTCCTCCGTTACGGGAAGAGCATCCATGTCGGCGCGCAGCAACACGGTCGGTCGTTTCTCGAGCGGCGTTTTCGCTCCCGCGCCTCCCCGCAGAACCGCCGTGAAACCGGAAACCTGGCGGGCATCCGTGATTTCCATTCCCAGCGACTCGAATTCCTGGCGAACCCGGGCGTT
This region includes:
- a CDS encoding M20 family metallopeptidase — protein: MSSLSEQIAAIIASNEAEIISLRRELHQIPEPGLHLPQTNARVRQEFESLGMEITDARQVSGFTAVLRGGAGAKTPLEKRPTVLLRADMDALPVTEETGLTWASTNGAMHGCGHDMHMAGIIGAARALHAVRQELAGDVVFFLQPGEEGWDGAQHLIDEGLLESAGRLPDHAYGLHVWSAQYAQGTITSKQGALMASSDTIIVRVHGVGGHGSAPHKALDPVPVAAEMVTQSHVLVTREFDVFNPVVVTCGSLVGGSAANVIPDHATAKFTLRAFDTTTRERLIQNLVRLFEGIASAHGTTCEIETKKLYPVTTNHDEETDFLSKVTEDAFPGRWSELAKPVGAAEDFSKILERIPGAFAFVAAVDPDKDPETAAFNHSPHATYDDSVLDDCSRLLAELAIRRLNS